Within the Cyanobium sp. ATX 6F1 genome, the region TGCCTGCCCAGGTGAGCAGGGCGAAACTGGCCCGCAGCCATGGCTTCTTCACCCGCCAGAGGGCGAGCAGGCTCCCCAGGGTGCCGGCGCTCACCAGCAGCAACAGGGCCAGGCGCGGAGCGCCGCCGTCAAAGGGTGTGGAGGGGTTGAGGAATTTGCTCAAAAAGGAGTACAGCAGCGCCACCAGAACCGCCACCACCACCCCGGTGGCGACCCAGCGGCCGTGCTCAGCGTGCTCCACCCCTACCGAGGGCGGCAGGGGGTTGATCTTCAACCGCCGCTCCCTCGCCAGGATCCCCAGCCGGATCGTCGCCCCCACCACGGGGTAGACGAACAGGATGATCAGCACCGGGTGCAGAAGGCTGAACCAATCGATCGCCGTCATCGTTCGCCCGTTTGCAGGATCTAGGGAAGCACCGTCGGCCAGCCCTGGCGCACCAGCACCAGCGAAAAGTAGGGCTGCGCCTCCGCCGGCCACTGATTGCCCGGACACACCTGTTGATCGGGCCAGCCCAGCCGGCAGGCGAACAGGCTGGCCGCCAGCAGCCCCCGCTCCTCCAGCAGGGACCGCACCCAGGGCCAGCGCTGGCCCAGCTTGAGCAGCGCCAGCACCGCCCCCGCGCTCGCCGCCTCATCCAGCAACCGAGCCAGCTCAGCTGGCGTTTCCGGGGTCGGCCGGATCAGCAGCGGCTCCTGCTGCAGCGCCAGGGGCCAGGTCCCCGCCGCCCCGGCCGCCGCCACGGCCGTGATCCCGGGAATCAGCTTCAGCGGCAGCCCCGGATGGCTCTGGCGCAGGGCCAGCAGCACATAGGAGGCACTGGCATAGAGCGACACATCCCCCTCACAGAGCAGCACCACGGCATGGCCCGCCGCCACCTCCGAGGCCAGGGCATGGGCGGCGGCGCGCCAGGCGACCCGGCGGGGTTCGGCCTCCTCCACCATCGGGAACACCAGGGGCAGACGCCGCTGGCCAGGGGCGATCCAGGGGGCGGCGATGCGGGCCGCCATGCCCTCGGCCGCCGGGCGGGCCACCGGATAGGCCACCACAGCGGCCCCGCGGATCGCCCGCACCGCCGCCACCGTGAGCAGCTCCGGATCGCCGGG harbors:
- a CDS encoding DUF4079 domain-containing protein, with amino-acid sequence MTAIDWFSLLHPVLIILFVYPVVGATIRLGILARERRLKINPLPPSVGVEHAEHGRWVATGVVVAVLVALLYSFLSKFLNPSTPFDGGAPRLALLLLVSAGTLGSLLALWRVKKPWLRASFALLTWAGILGLGSQGEIWRLSDNPLSGAFWSSHYWAGVSLVGLLLFATAAKQDILRSLRMRRLHVTAGVLSAVLLAVLGITGTRDLLEIPLSWQKPVIYGCNFEARTCPAPPPASAKPPA
- the cobI gene encoding precorrin-2 C(20)-methyltransferase, translated to MGVGPGDPELLTVAAVRAIRGAAVVAYPVARPAAEGMAARIAAPWIAPGQRRLPLVFPMVEEAEPRRVAWRAAAHALASEVAAGHAVVLLCEGDVSLYASASYVLLALRQSHPGLPLKLIPGITAVAAAGAAGTWPLALQQEPLLIRPTPETPAELARLLDEAASAGAVLALLKLGQRWPWVRSLLEERGLLAASLFACRLGWPDQQVCPGNQWPAEAQPYFSLVLVRQGWPTVLP